A window of the Microplitis mediator isolate UGA2020A chromosome 5, iyMicMedi2.1, whole genome shotgun sequence genome harbors these coding sequences:
- the LOC130667448 gene encoding macoilin-1 isoform X1, with product MKRRNAECGKLRRPLKRNKITEGIYGSTLLYLKFLLLWAMVIFADFILEFRFEFLWPFWLLLRSVYDSFKYQGLAFSVFFICIALTSDMICFFFIPVHWLFFAASTYVWVQYVWHTDKGVCLPTVMLWLLFLYIEAAVRLRDLRHMPFHLDLCRPFAAHCIGYPVVTLGFGFKSYVGYRMRQRKQKDVAKENEFYIQLLQQALPAEQQAVSTQQLQSQLQSQIITTETNSKSQPHRPNTQYNPSPEKSRGRNGASTDTSVHNGGVSNDAHASQAQNASTNKNNHRKSFDKSDKIDDHKHNSSNSSQSDKNDKRFAHSNGTTVSHNNDIHFIERINSVNDFDANEVEKDKTVKGTGNTSHNNNSVKTQSNGSTTGKWNNNSNNNNNNNNNSNNNSSNNNNNNNVKENRDSTTTTAVQHNQRERKGRQSKNIIPDTTISDHQKQQDEYCQRLINCRKLESDIKRLKSDLQSSRQSEQDLRSQINILLTGERQAKGDMQQLQHDNDQLQNKLQGLVTARQLDKQTMSSLERRIAEERRQRTACEASLVSERRARRVAEEARSAIPPPPPPLVRQECTDACKTRRAQMEQDLKNLRRELKTKEERFLSLEKEVTHCKDNHGETEILLSALNALQEKNTHLENSLSAETRIKLDLFSALGEAKRQLEIRESMMRSHEKEMEILKAKIAQDLAVMPQDTFSPAPSNTTSKLRLNNDVRVGGSKMRSTESPCPGCTVSNLDPNATAYTPKGSLVASTEA from the exons ATGAAGAGAAGAAATGCCGAGTGCGGCAAGCTCCGGAGGCCCTTGAAACGCAACAAGATCACCGAAGGAATTTACGGAAG CACACTGCTGtacctaaaatttttgttactaTGGGCCATGGTGATTTTTGCGGACTTCATATTAGAGTttcgatttgaatttttgtggCCATTCTGGCTCCTACTCAGAAGTGTTTACGATTCTTTTAAATACCAAGGCTTG GCAttctcagttttttttatttgcatcGCTCTGACATCAGAtatgatttgttttttcttcATACCTGTTCACTGGCTATTTTTTGCTGCCAGTACATACGTTTGGGTGCAATACGTGTGGCACACAg ataaagGAGTGTGCCTACCAACTGTGATGTTGTGGCTGTTGTTTCTCTACATAGAAGCTGCAGTGCGGTTGCGTGATCTACGCCACATGCCCTTTCATCTTGATCTTTGTAGGCCTTTTGCAGCACactg caTTGGTTATCCTGTTGTTACACTGGGTTTTGGTTTCAAAAGCTACGTCGGTTATAGAATGAGAcag agAAAACAAAAAGATGTGGCGaaagaaaatgaattttatatacaGTTATTACAGCAAGCATTGCCTGCGGAGCAACAAGCCGTGTCAACACAACAACTACAATCACAATTACAATCACAAATAATAACGACagaaacaaattcaaaatcacAGCCACACAGGCCAAACACACAATATAATCCCAGTCCAGAAAAAAGTAGAGGta GGAATGGTGCTTCCACAGACACAAGTGTACATAATGGTGGTGTATCAAATGACGCACACGCGTCTCAAGCACAAAATGCAtcaactaataaaaataatcacagAAAATCATTtgataaaagtgataaaatagATGATCATAAACATAATTCAAGTAATTCCTCACAATCAgataaaaatgacaaaagGTTTGCCCACAGTAATGGTACAACGGTATCACATAACAATGatatacattttattgaaCGAATAAATTCCGTTAATGATTTTGACGCTAATGAAGTGGAAAAAGATAAAACCGTTAAAGGTACTGGTAATACATCACACAATAATAATTCAGTGAAAACACAATCTAACGGTTCAACAACGGGCAAATGgaacaataatagtaataataataataataataataataatagtaataataatagtagtaataataacaataacaataacgtTAAAGAAAATCGTGACTCGACAACGACGACAGCAGTGCAACACAATCAGCGGGAACGTAAAGGTCGTcagagtaaaaatattatccCGGACACAACAATAAGTGATCATCAAAAACAACAAGACGAATATTGCCAGAGGCTAATTAATTGTCGCAAACTAGAGTCTGACATAAAACGTTTAAAATCGGATTTACAGTCGAGTCGACAAAGTGAACAAGATTTACGTTcgcaaataaatattctgcTCACTGGAGAGCGACAAGCTAAAGGTGATATGCAACAGCTGCAACATGATAATGATCAATTGCAGAATAAACTTCAGGGGCTGGTTACGGCTCGTCAATTAGACAAACAAACGATGTCGTCGTTGGAAAGACGGATTGCTGAAGAACGTCGGCAACGTACTGCGTGCGAAGCATCCTTGGTGTCTGAAAGACGAGCTCGTCGTGTAGCTGAAGAGGCTCGATCTGCGATCCCACCGCCTCCACCGCCGCTTGTACGCCAAGAGTGTACAGATGCGTGTAAAACTCGGCGGGCACAAATGGAGCAGgatcttaaaaatttaagacgTGAATTAAAGACGAAGGAAgagag attcttatcattGGAAAAAGAAGTAACGCATTGTAAAGATAATCACGGGGAAACGGAAATTCTTCTCAGTGCGCTAAATGCTCTCCAAGAAAAGAACACTCATCTGGAAAATAGTTTGAGCGCAGAAACACGAATAAAACTTGATCTATTTTCAGCGCTCGGTGAAGCTAAACGTCAGCTTGAAATTAGAGAAA GTATGATGAGGTCACATGAAAAagaaatggaaattttaaaagcaaAAATTGCCCAA
- the LOC130667448 gene encoding macoilin-1 isoform X2, translated as MKRRNAECGKLRRPLKRNKITEGIYGSTLLYLKFLLLWAMVIFADFILEFRFEFLWPFWLLLRSVYDSFKYQGLAFSVFFICIALTSDMICFFFIPVHWLFFAASTYVWVQYVWHTDKGVCLPTVMLWLLFLYIEAAVRLRDLRHMPFHLDLCRPFAAHCIGYPVVTLGFGFKSYVGYRMRQRKQKDVAKENEFYIQLLQQALPAEQQAVSTQQLQSQLQSQIITTETNSKSQPHRPNTQYNPSPEKSRGNGASTDTSVHNGGVSNDAHASQAQNASTNKNNHRKSFDKSDKIDDHKHNSSNSSQSDKNDKRFAHSNGTTVSHNNDIHFIERINSVNDFDANEVEKDKTVKGTGNTSHNNNSVKTQSNGSTTGKWNNNSNNNNNNNNNSNNNSSNNNNNNNVKENRDSTTTTAVQHNQRERKGRQSKNIIPDTTISDHQKQQDEYCQRLINCRKLESDIKRLKSDLQSSRQSEQDLRSQINILLTGERQAKGDMQQLQHDNDQLQNKLQGLVTARQLDKQTMSSLERRIAEERRQRTACEASLVSERRARRVAEEARSAIPPPPPPLVRQECTDACKTRRAQMEQDLKNLRRELKTKEERFLSLEKEVTHCKDNHGETEILLSALNALQEKNTHLENSLSAETRIKLDLFSALGEAKRQLEIRESMMRSHEKEMEILKAKIAQDLAVMPQDTFSPAPSNTTSKLRLNNDVRVGGSKMRSTESPCPGCTVSNLDPNATAYTPKGSLVASTEA; from the exons ATGAAGAGAAGAAATGCCGAGTGCGGCAAGCTCCGGAGGCCCTTGAAACGCAACAAGATCACCGAAGGAATTTACGGAAG CACACTGCTGtacctaaaatttttgttactaTGGGCCATGGTGATTTTTGCGGACTTCATATTAGAGTttcgatttgaatttttgtggCCATTCTGGCTCCTACTCAGAAGTGTTTACGATTCTTTTAAATACCAAGGCTTG GCAttctcagttttttttatttgcatcGCTCTGACATCAGAtatgatttgttttttcttcATACCTGTTCACTGGCTATTTTTTGCTGCCAGTACATACGTTTGGGTGCAATACGTGTGGCACACAg ataaagGAGTGTGCCTACCAACTGTGATGTTGTGGCTGTTGTTTCTCTACATAGAAGCTGCAGTGCGGTTGCGTGATCTACGCCACATGCCCTTTCATCTTGATCTTTGTAGGCCTTTTGCAGCACactg caTTGGTTATCCTGTTGTTACACTGGGTTTTGGTTTCAAAAGCTACGTCGGTTATAGAATGAGAcag agAAAACAAAAAGATGTGGCGaaagaaaatgaattttatatacaGTTATTACAGCAAGCATTGCCTGCGGAGCAACAAGCCGTGTCAACACAACAACTACAATCACAATTACAATCACAAATAATAACGACagaaacaaattcaaaatcacAGCCACACAGGCCAAACACACAATATAATCCCAGTCCAGAAAAAAGTAGAG GGAATGGTGCTTCCACAGACACAAGTGTACATAATGGTGGTGTATCAAATGACGCACACGCGTCTCAAGCACAAAATGCAtcaactaataaaaataatcacagAAAATCATTtgataaaagtgataaaatagATGATCATAAACATAATTCAAGTAATTCCTCACAATCAgataaaaatgacaaaagGTTTGCCCACAGTAATGGTACAACGGTATCACATAACAATGatatacattttattgaaCGAATAAATTCCGTTAATGATTTTGACGCTAATGAAGTGGAAAAAGATAAAACCGTTAAAGGTACTGGTAATACATCACACAATAATAATTCAGTGAAAACACAATCTAACGGTTCAACAACGGGCAAATGgaacaataatagtaataataataataataataataataatagtaataataatagtagtaataataacaataacaataacgtTAAAGAAAATCGTGACTCGACAACGACGACAGCAGTGCAACACAATCAGCGGGAACGTAAAGGTCGTcagagtaaaaatattatccCGGACACAACAATAAGTGATCATCAAAAACAACAAGACGAATATTGCCAGAGGCTAATTAATTGTCGCAAACTAGAGTCTGACATAAAACGTTTAAAATCGGATTTACAGTCGAGTCGACAAAGTGAACAAGATTTACGTTcgcaaataaatattctgcTCACTGGAGAGCGACAAGCTAAAGGTGATATGCAACAGCTGCAACATGATAATGATCAATTGCAGAATAAACTTCAGGGGCTGGTTACGGCTCGTCAATTAGACAAACAAACGATGTCGTCGTTGGAAAGACGGATTGCTGAAGAACGTCGGCAACGTACTGCGTGCGAAGCATCCTTGGTGTCTGAAAGACGAGCTCGTCGTGTAGCTGAAGAGGCTCGATCTGCGATCCCACCGCCTCCACCGCCGCTTGTACGCCAAGAGTGTACAGATGCGTGTAAAACTCGGCGGGCACAAATGGAGCAGgatcttaaaaatttaagacgTGAATTAAAGACGAAGGAAgagag attcttatcattGGAAAAAGAAGTAACGCATTGTAAAGATAATCACGGGGAAACGGAAATTCTTCTCAGTGCGCTAAATGCTCTCCAAGAAAAGAACACTCATCTGGAAAATAGTTTGAGCGCAGAAACACGAATAAAACTTGATCTATTTTCAGCGCTCGGTGAAGCTAAACGTCAGCTTGAAATTAGAGAAA GTATGATGAGGTCACATGAAAAagaaatggaaattttaaaagcaaAAATTGCCCAA
- the LOC130667448 gene encoding macoilin-1 isoform X3, translated as MKRRNAECGKLRRPLKRNKITEGIYGSTLLYLKFLLLWAMVIFADFILEFRFEFLWPFWLLLRSVYDSFKYQGLAFSVFFICIALTSDMICFFFIPVHWLFFAASTYVWVQYVWHTDKGVCLPTVMLWLLFLYIEAAVRLRDLRHMPFHLDLCRPFAAHCIGYPVVTLGFGFKSYVGYRMRQRKQKDVAKENEFYIQLLQQALPAEQQAVSTQQLQSQLQSQIITTETNSKSQPHRPNTQYNPSPEKSRGRNGASTDTSVHNGGVSNDAHASQAQNASTNKNNHRKSFDKSDKIDDHKHNSSNSSQSDKNDKRFAHSNGTTVSHNNDIHFIERINSVNDFDANEVEKDKTVKGTGNTSHNNNSVKTQSNGSTTGKWNNNKNRDSTTTTAVQHNQRERKGRQSKNIIPDTTISDHQKQQDEYCQRLINCRKLESDIKRLKSDLQSSRQSEQDLRSQINILLTGERQAKGDMQQLQHDNDQLQNKLQGLVTARQLDKQTMSSLERRIAEERRQRTACEASLVSERRARRVAEEARSAIPPPPPPLVRQECTDACKTRRAQMEQDLKNLRRELKTKEERFLSLEKEVTHCKDNHGETEILLSALNALQEKNTHLENSLSAETRIKLDLFSALGEAKRQLEIRESMMRSHEKEMEILKAKIAQDLAVMPQDTFSPAPSNTTSKLRLNNDVRVGGSKMRSTESPCPGCTVSNLDPNATAYTPKGSLVASTEA; from the exons ATGAAGAGAAGAAATGCCGAGTGCGGCAAGCTCCGGAGGCCCTTGAAACGCAACAAGATCACCGAAGGAATTTACGGAAG CACACTGCTGtacctaaaatttttgttactaTGGGCCATGGTGATTTTTGCGGACTTCATATTAGAGTttcgatttgaatttttgtggCCATTCTGGCTCCTACTCAGAAGTGTTTACGATTCTTTTAAATACCAAGGCTTG GCAttctcagttttttttatttgcatcGCTCTGACATCAGAtatgatttgttttttcttcATACCTGTTCACTGGCTATTTTTTGCTGCCAGTACATACGTTTGGGTGCAATACGTGTGGCACACAg ataaagGAGTGTGCCTACCAACTGTGATGTTGTGGCTGTTGTTTCTCTACATAGAAGCTGCAGTGCGGTTGCGTGATCTACGCCACATGCCCTTTCATCTTGATCTTTGTAGGCCTTTTGCAGCACactg caTTGGTTATCCTGTTGTTACACTGGGTTTTGGTTTCAAAAGCTACGTCGGTTATAGAATGAGAcag agAAAACAAAAAGATGTGGCGaaagaaaatgaattttatatacaGTTATTACAGCAAGCATTGCCTGCGGAGCAACAAGCCGTGTCAACACAACAACTACAATCACAATTACAATCACAAATAATAACGACagaaacaaattcaaaatcacAGCCACACAGGCCAAACACACAATATAATCCCAGTCCAGAAAAAAGTAGAGGta GGAATGGTGCTTCCACAGACACAAGTGTACATAATGGTGGTGTATCAAATGACGCACACGCGTCTCAAGCACAAAATGCAtcaactaataaaaataatcacagAAAATCATTtgataaaagtgataaaatagATGATCATAAACATAATTCAAGTAATTCCTCACAATCAgataaaaatgacaaaagGTTTGCCCACAGTAATGGTACAACGGTATCACATAACAATGatatacattttattgaaCGAATAAATTCCGTTAATGATTTTGACGCTAATGAAGTGGAAAAAGATAAAACCGTTAAAGGTACTGGTAATACATCACACAATAATAATTCAGTGAAAACACAATCTAACGGTTCAACAACGGGCAAATGgaacaataata AAAATCGTGACTCGACAACGACGACAGCAGTGCAACACAATCAGCGGGAACGTAAAGGTCGTcagagtaaaaatattatccCGGACACAACAATAAGTGATCATCAAAAACAACAAGACGAATATTGCCAGAGGCTAATTAATTGTCGCAAACTAGAGTCTGACATAAAACGTTTAAAATCGGATTTACAGTCGAGTCGACAAAGTGAACAAGATTTACGTTcgcaaataaatattctgcTCACTGGAGAGCGACAAGCTAAAGGTGATATGCAACAGCTGCAACATGATAATGATCAATTGCAGAATAAACTTCAGGGGCTGGTTACGGCTCGTCAATTAGACAAACAAACGATGTCGTCGTTGGAAAGACGGATTGCTGAAGAACGTCGGCAACGTACTGCGTGCGAAGCATCCTTGGTGTCTGAAAGACGAGCTCGTCGTGTAGCTGAAGAGGCTCGATCTGCGATCCCACCGCCTCCACCGCCGCTTGTACGCCAAGAGTGTACAGATGCGTGTAAAACTCGGCGGGCACAAATGGAGCAGgatcttaaaaatttaagacgTGAATTAAAGACGAAGGAAgagag attcttatcattGGAAAAAGAAGTAACGCATTGTAAAGATAATCACGGGGAAACGGAAATTCTTCTCAGTGCGCTAAATGCTCTCCAAGAAAAGAACACTCATCTGGAAAATAGTTTGAGCGCAGAAACACGAATAAAACTTGATCTATTTTCAGCGCTCGGTGAAGCTAAACGTCAGCTTGAAATTAGAGAAA GTATGATGAGGTCACATGAAAAagaaatggaaattttaaaagcaaAAATTGCCCAA
- the LOC130667463 gene encoding eukaryotic translation initiation factor 4E-binding protein — MSASPIARQVTQTQNIPCKRIVISDPNQLPVDYSSTPGGTLYSTTPGGTRIVYERAFLMNLRNSPISKTPPNITTIPAELLKGSPTITSTNVPTCNKPTKDITVIEEGPEQFQMDM, encoded by the exons atgTCAGCATCACCAATAGCACGTCAAGTTACCCAGACTCAAAATATACCATgtaaaagaattgttatttctGATCCAAATCAATTACCTGTGGATTATTCGTCAACACCTGGAGGTACTTTATACTCGACAACACCAGGGg GAACACGAATCGTTTATGAGCGGGCTTTTCTTATGAATTTAAGAAACTCTCCAATTTCAAAAACTCCACCAAACATAACGACAATTCCAGCGGAATTATTAAAAGGATCTCCAACAATAACATCAACTAATGTACCCACGTGCAATAAACCAACCAAAG acatCACAGTAATTGAAGAAGGTCCTGAGCAATTCCAGATGGATATGTAG
- the LOC130667456 gene encoding S-formylglutathione hydrolase isoform X2, translating into MLIANHTVKPFVFKWINLSSKAFIKNYSKYLDIVLRNGARFNSSIMMPDIVEVSNNKCFGGWQKVFSHQSVELKCKMNFGVYLPPQAETEPVPVIYWLSGLTCTEANFIQKAGAQRYASEHGVILVIPDTSPRGECIPDDPEYDFGMGAGFYVDATQDPWKNHFRMYSYITKELPTLINNKFPVIPGQQSIMGHSMGGHGALICALKNPGLYKTVSAFAPISNPVECDWGIKAFSGYLGNKDENIELWKEYDATHLSKKYSGPPLDILVDQGKEDNFLKQLMPENLVAAAANDNLMLTLRHQEGYDHSYFFISTFIEDHIKHHVKYLKN; encoded by the exons ATGTTAATTGCAAATCA CACAGTCAAGCCGTTTGTGTTCAAGTGGATAAATTTATCTTCGAAGgctttcataaaaaattattccaagTATTTGGATATCGTTTTGAGAAACGGGGCAAGATTTAATTCATCAATCATG ATGCCGGATATTGTGGAAGTGTCGAACAATAAATGTTTTGGAGGATGGCAGAAAGTTTTTTCTCATCAGAG tgtCGAGTTGAAATGTAAAATGAATTTCGGAGTTTACTTACCGCCACAAGCTGAGACAGAACCAGTGCCAGTAATTTATTGGCTGTCAGGGTTAACTTGCACTGAAGCTAATTTCATTCAGAAAGCTGGAGCGCAACGATATGCATCAGAACACGGTGTGATTCTCGTTATTCCTGATACAAGTCCGCGGGGCGAGTGTATTCCCGATGACCCGGAGTATGATTTTGGTATGGGAGCTGGGTTTTACGTCGATGCGACTCAAGACCCATGGAAAAATCACTTCAGAATGTACAGTTACATTACTAAGGAATTACCCACTCTTATCAATAACAAATTCCCGGTAATTCCTGGTCAGCAATCAATTATGGGCCACAG tatGGGAGGGCATGGAGCTTTGATTTGTGCTTTAAAAAATCCAGGACTGTATAAAACAGTATCAGCATTTGCGCCCATCAGCAACCCCGTCGAGTGCGACTGGGGAATAAAAGCATTCTCTGGATATCTAGGAAATAAAGATGAAAATATTGAGCTCTGGAAAGAGTACGATGCTACgcacttgtcaaaaaaatattctgggCCGCCTTTAGATATTCTAGTTGATCAGGGAAAAGAAGATAATTTTCTTAAACAATTAATGCCAGAAAATTTAGTCGCAGCTGCTGCAAATGATAATTTGATGCTCACACTAAGACACCAAGAAGGATATGAtcacagttatttttttatctcaacatTCATTGAAGATCACATTAAGCATCACGTTAAATATCTTAAGAATTAA
- the LOC130667456 gene encoding S-formylglutathione hydrolase isoform X1, producing the protein MPSTVKPFVFKWINLSSKAFIKNYSKYLDIVLRNGARFNSSIMMPDIVEVSNNKCFGGWQKVFSHQSVELKCKMNFGVYLPPQAETEPVPVIYWLSGLTCTEANFIQKAGAQRYASEHGVILVIPDTSPRGECIPDDPEYDFGMGAGFYVDATQDPWKNHFRMYSYITKELPTLINNKFPVIPGQQSIMGHSMGGHGALICALKNPGLYKTVSAFAPISNPVECDWGIKAFSGYLGNKDENIELWKEYDATHLSKKYSGPPLDILVDQGKEDNFLKQLMPENLVAAAANDNLMLTLRHQEGYDHSYFFISTFIEDHIKHHVKYLKN; encoded by the exons ATGCCGAG CACAGTCAAGCCGTTTGTGTTCAAGTGGATAAATTTATCTTCGAAGgctttcataaaaaattattccaagTATTTGGATATCGTTTTGAGAAACGGGGCAAGATTTAATTCATCAATCATG ATGCCGGATATTGTGGAAGTGTCGAACAATAAATGTTTTGGAGGATGGCAGAAAGTTTTTTCTCATCAGAG tgtCGAGTTGAAATGTAAAATGAATTTCGGAGTTTACTTACCGCCACAAGCTGAGACAGAACCAGTGCCAGTAATTTATTGGCTGTCAGGGTTAACTTGCACTGAAGCTAATTTCATTCAGAAAGCTGGAGCGCAACGATATGCATCAGAACACGGTGTGATTCTCGTTATTCCTGATACAAGTCCGCGGGGCGAGTGTATTCCCGATGACCCGGAGTATGATTTTGGTATGGGAGCTGGGTTTTACGTCGATGCGACTCAAGACCCATGGAAAAATCACTTCAGAATGTACAGTTACATTACTAAGGAATTACCCACTCTTATCAATAACAAATTCCCGGTAATTCCTGGTCAGCAATCAATTATGGGCCACAG tatGGGAGGGCATGGAGCTTTGATTTGTGCTTTAAAAAATCCAGGACTGTATAAAACAGTATCAGCATTTGCGCCCATCAGCAACCCCGTCGAGTGCGACTGGGGAATAAAAGCATTCTCTGGATATCTAGGAAATAAAGATGAAAATATTGAGCTCTGGAAAGAGTACGATGCTACgcacttgtcaaaaaaatattctgggCCGCCTTTAGATATTCTAGTTGATCAGGGAAAAGAAGATAATTTTCTTAAACAATTAATGCCAGAAAATTTAGTCGCAGCTGCTGCAAATGATAATTTGATGCTCACACTAAGACACCAAGAAGGATATGAtcacagttatttttttatctcaacatTCATTGAAGATCACATTAAGCATCACGTTAAATATCTTAAGAATTAA
- the LOC130667456 gene encoding S-formylglutathione hydrolase isoform X3: MFFRSTVKPFVFKWINLSSKAFIKNYSKYLDIVLRNGARFNSSIMMPDIVEVSNNKCFGGWQKVFSHQSVELKCKMNFGVYLPPQAETEPVPVIYWLSGLTCTEANFIQKAGAQRYASEHGVILVIPDTSPRGECIPDDPEYDFGMGAGFYVDATQDPWKNHFRMYSYITKELPTLINNKFPVIPGQQSIMGHSMGGHGALICALKNPGLYKTVSAFAPISNPVECDWGIKAFSGYLGNKDENIELWKEYDATHLSKKYSGPPLDILVDQGKEDNFLKQLMPENLVAAAANDNLMLTLRHQEGYDHSYFFISTFIEDHIKHHVKYLKN, translated from the exons ATGTTTTTTCGCAGCACAGTCAAGCCGTTTGTGTTCAAGTGGATAAATTTATCTTCGAAGgctttcataaaaaattattccaagTATTTGGATATCGTTTTGAGAAACGGGGCAAGATTTAATTCATCAATCATG ATGCCGGATATTGTGGAAGTGTCGAACAATAAATGTTTTGGAGGATGGCAGAAAGTTTTTTCTCATCAGAG tgtCGAGTTGAAATGTAAAATGAATTTCGGAGTTTACTTACCGCCACAAGCTGAGACAGAACCAGTGCCAGTAATTTATTGGCTGTCAGGGTTAACTTGCACTGAAGCTAATTTCATTCAGAAAGCTGGAGCGCAACGATATGCATCAGAACACGGTGTGATTCTCGTTATTCCTGATACAAGTCCGCGGGGCGAGTGTATTCCCGATGACCCGGAGTATGATTTTGGTATGGGAGCTGGGTTTTACGTCGATGCGACTCAAGACCCATGGAAAAATCACTTCAGAATGTACAGTTACATTACTAAGGAATTACCCACTCTTATCAATAACAAATTCCCGGTAATTCCTGGTCAGCAATCAATTATGGGCCACAG tatGGGAGGGCATGGAGCTTTGATTTGTGCTTTAAAAAATCCAGGACTGTATAAAACAGTATCAGCATTTGCGCCCATCAGCAACCCCGTCGAGTGCGACTGGGGAATAAAAGCATTCTCTGGATATCTAGGAAATAAAGATGAAAATATTGAGCTCTGGAAAGAGTACGATGCTACgcacttgtcaaaaaaatattctgggCCGCCTTTAGATATTCTAGTTGATCAGGGAAAAGAAGATAATTTTCTTAAACAATTAATGCCAGAAAATTTAGTCGCAGCTGCTGCAAATGATAATTTGATGCTCACACTAAGACACCAAGAAGGATATGAtcacagttatttttttatctcaacatTCATTGAAGATCACATTAAGCATCACGTTAAATATCTTAAGAATTAA
- the LOC130667456 gene encoding S-formylglutathione hydrolase isoform X4, with the protein MMPDIVEVSNNKCFGGWQKVFSHQSVELKCKMNFGVYLPPQAETEPVPVIYWLSGLTCTEANFIQKAGAQRYASEHGVILVIPDTSPRGECIPDDPEYDFGMGAGFYVDATQDPWKNHFRMYSYITKELPTLINNKFPVIPGQQSIMGHSMGGHGALICALKNPGLYKTVSAFAPISNPVECDWGIKAFSGYLGNKDENIELWKEYDATHLSKKYSGPPLDILVDQGKEDNFLKQLMPENLVAAAANDNLMLTLRHQEGYDHSYFFISTFIEDHIKHHVKYLKN; encoded by the exons ATG ATGCCGGATATTGTGGAAGTGTCGAACAATAAATGTTTTGGAGGATGGCAGAAAGTTTTTTCTCATCAGAG tgtCGAGTTGAAATGTAAAATGAATTTCGGAGTTTACTTACCGCCACAAGCTGAGACAGAACCAGTGCCAGTAATTTATTGGCTGTCAGGGTTAACTTGCACTGAAGCTAATTTCATTCAGAAAGCTGGAGCGCAACGATATGCATCAGAACACGGTGTGATTCTCGTTATTCCTGATACAAGTCCGCGGGGCGAGTGTATTCCCGATGACCCGGAGTATGATTTTGGTATGGGAGCTGGGTTTTACGTCGATGCGACTCAAGACCCATGGAAAAATCACTTCAGAATGTACAGTTACATTACTAAGGAATTACCCACTCTTATCAATAACAAATTCCCGGTAATTCCTGGTCAGCAATCAATTATGGGCCACAG tatGGGAGGGCATGGAGCTTTGATTTGTGCTTTAAAAAATCCAGGACTGTATAAAACAGTATCAGCATTTGCGCCCATCAGCAACCCCGTCGAGTGCGACTGGGGAATAAAAGCATTCTCTGGATATCTAGGAAATAAAGATGAAAATATTGAGCTCTGGAAAGAGTACGATGCTACgcacttgtcaaaaaaatattctgggCCGCCTTTAGATATTCTAGTTGATCAGGGAAAAGAAGATAATTTTCTTAAACAATTAATGCCAGAAAATTTAGTCGCAGCTGCTGCAAATGATAATTTGATGCTCACACTAAGACACCAAGAAGGATATGAtcacagttatttttttatctcaacatTCATTGAAGATCACATTAAGCATCACGTTAAATATCTTAAGAATTAA